A part of Myxococcus landrumus genomic DNA contains:
- a CDS encoding GNAT family N-acetyltransferase, producing the protein MASPTETTAPVTVTQILDEAELMQALAIREVVFIEEQHVPEGIERDAEDANAYHVIAHQSGHAIGTGRLVMLAQPPSGEEGPWGQVGRMAVLQAHRKARVGSLLLTSLEQEARRRGVKGIMLHAQLYALEFYKKHGYSEMGTVFLEGGIDHLEMRKRF; encoded by the coding sequence ATGGCCAGTCCCACGGAAACAACCGCGCCCGTTACCGTCACCCAGATTCTGGACGAGGCGGAGCTCATGCAGGCGCTCGCCATCCGCGAGGTGGTGTTCATCGAGGAGCAGCACGTCCCCGAGGGCATCGAGCGTGACGCGGAAGACGCGAACGCCTACCACGTCATCGCGCATCAGAGTGGTCACGCCATCGGCACGGGCCGGTTGGTGATGCTGGCCCAGCCGCCCTCGGGAGAAGAGGGGCCGTGGGGGCAGGTGGGCCGCATGGCGGTGCTTCAGGCGCATCGCAAGGCGCGCGTGGGCTCGCTGCTGCTGACGTCGCTGGAGCAGGAAGCGCGTCGCCGTGGCGTCAAGGGCATCATGCTGCATGCCCAGTTGTACGCGCTCGAGTTCTACAAGAAGCACGGCTACTCCGAGATGGGCACGGTCTTCCTCGAGGGAGGGATTGACCACCTGGAGATGCGCAAGCGCTTCTAG
- a CDS encoding right-handed parallel beta-helix repeat-containing protein, translating into MRNFKGNFLTLKTPVAALATSLFMLGSAAHGASLPPIGVQPVPNTPVAALPEHADHAAIATPSPQPGVQATALTAAANTNFTREWVVSPSGNDGGDGSAAKPLRTINKAVSMAGPGEVIRVQAGTYAERVIIGSNAKAGTPEAKITLQGEGGPRIVPGPGTGGMVQVRRPHWVIDGFNIDVQRQPLFGVTFEGDVTGSMLVNSELRDGGGGAAVTTFNKATGALIENNHIHGFVKNTGNKDSHGVVVQPTSKDVTVRNNDIHDNSGDSVQCLGPEGFSSLPPADGLLVENNHFYGNRENAVDIKTCYGVVIRNNRMHNFRPTSTAKGDVLVVHYSASNVLVEDNEIYDGAKGISVGGNRSGPMPTGIVVRRNRVYNISNAGGGEGTGIRLENSKGTVVVNNTIAATTTALIVGHGTGGPTQTPVVRNNIIEGSVAVDLGGQAPGLKLGNNLISPSGQFKRNGVVVSPDQFKATTGDASSISGPPGLGEAFSPSSDAVDKGVDVGLPFCGGAPDIGAVELGC; encoded by the coding sequence ATGCGAAATTTCAAAGGCAACTTCCTGACGCTGAAGACTCCCGTGGCCGCTCTGGCCACCAGCCTTTTCATGCTCGGTTCGGCTGCCCACGGAGCAAGCCTGCCGCCCATCGGCGTGCAGCCTGTCCCCAACACCCCCGTGGCGGCATTGCCCGAGCACGCGGACCACGCGGCCATCGCCACGCCTTCACCGCAGCCGGGTGTCCAGGCCACCGCGCTGACCGCCGCGGCCAACACGAACTTCACCCGCGAGTGGGTGGTGAGCCCCTCGGGCAATGACGGCGGCGACGGCAGCGCCGCGAAGCCGCTGCGCACCATCAACAAGGCCGTCAGCATGGCGGGCCCGGGCGAGGTCATCCGCGTCCAGGCGGGGACCTACGCGGAGCGCGTCATCATCGGCTCCAACGCGAAGGCGGGGACCCCCGAGGCGAAAATCACGCTCCAGGGCGAGGGCGGTCCGCGCATCGTCCCGGGCCCCGGCACCGGCGGCATGGTGCAGGTGCGCCGTCCGCACTGGGTCATTGATGGGTTCAACATCGACGTGCAGCGCCAGCCGCTCTTCGGCGTCACCTTCGAGGGCGACGTCACGGGCTCCATGCTGGTGAACTCGGAGCTGCGCGACGGTGGGGGTGGCGCGGCCGTGACGACGTTCAACAAGGCCACGGGCGCCCTCATCGAGAACAACCACATCCACGGCTTCGTGAAGAACACGGGCAACAAGGACTCGCACGGCGTCGTCGTGCAGCCCACGTCCAAGGACGTCACCGTCCGCAACAACGACATCCACGACAACTCGGGTGACTCCGTGCAGTGCCTGGGGCCCGAGGGCTTCAGCTCGCTGCCCCCCGCGGACGGGCTGCTCGTGGAGAACAACCACTTCTACGGCAACCGGGAGAACGCGGTGGACATCAAGACCTGCTACGGCGTGGTCATCCGCAACAACCGGATGCACAACTTCCGCCCGACGAGCACGGCGAAGGGGGATGTCCTGGTGGTGCACTACTCCGCGAGCAACGTGCTGGTGGAGGACAATGAAATCTACGACGGCGCCAAGGGCATCTCCGTGGGCGGCAACCGCTCCGGGCCCATGCCCACGGGCATCGTCGTGCGGCGCAACCGCGTGTACAACATCTCCAACGCGGGCGGCGGGGAGGGCACCGGTATCCGCCTGGAGAACTCCAAGGGCACGGTGGTGGTGAACAACACCATCGCCGCCACGACGACGGCGCTCATCGTCGGGCACGGCACCGGCGGTCCCACGCAGACGCCGGTGGTGCGCAACAACATCATCGAAGGGTCGGTCGCCGTGGACCTGGGCGGTCAGGCGCCGGGGCTGAAGCTGGGCAACAACCTCATCTCGCCCAGCGGCCAGTTCAAGCGCAACGGCGTGGTGGTGAGCCCGGACCAGTTCAAGGCGACCACCGGGGATGCGTCCTCCATCAGCGGTCCCCCGGGCCTGGGTGAGGCCTTCAGCCCCAGCTCGGACGCCGTGGACAAGGGCGTCGACGTGGGCCTGCCCTTCTGTGGCGGGGCCCCGGACATTGGCGCGGTGGAACTGGGCTGCTGA
- a CDS encoding acyl-CoA dehydrogenase family protein produces the protein MLHGHGLYQEEHESFRHTVRAVVEKEILPFVSGWEEAEEFPRELFTRFGELGFLGLKYPVEYGGTDAGSLYEAVLLEELGRCGSGGVSAGLGAQFTISTGPLNLFGTDEQKHRWLAPAIRGEKIGALGITEPDAGSDVAGLRTTARLEGAHYVVNGSKTYITNGVRADFVVLAVKTDASAGHKGLSMLVVEKGTPGFTVGRKLKKLGWRASDTAELFLEDCRVPAENLLGVENQGFSQIMGNFQWERLSLALGAVGSMDDMLERVVEHVKSRRAFGQSLSQLQVVRHKLADLFTARECARQLTYHALRLHAAGEWAVAQTSMAKKVATETACRIADECLQLHGGAGYMMEYDIQRHWRDARLGPIGGGASEVMNEIIAKQLGL, from the coding sequence ATGCTGCATGGCCATGGGCTGTACCAGGAGGAGCACGAGTCCTTTCGCCACACGGTGAGGGCGGTGGTGGAGAAGGAGATTCTCCCCTTCGTGTCCGGGTGGGAGGAGGCGGAGGAGTTTCCTCGGGAACTCTTCACGCGCTTTGGCGAACTGGGCTTCCTGGGCTTGAAGTACCCCGTGGAGTACGGCGGCACCGACGCGGGCTCGCTCTATGAGGCCGTGCTGCTGGAGGAGCTGGGGCGCTGTGGCTCAGGTGGGGTGTCCGCGGGTCTGGGGGCGCAGTTCACCATCTCCACCGGGCCGCTGAACCTGTTCGGGACGGATGAGCAGAAGCACCGCTGGTTGGCCCCCGCGATTCGAGGCGAGAAGATTGGCGCGCTCGGCATCACCGAGCCCGACGCGGGCTCGGACGTGGCGGGGCTGCGCACCACGGCGCGCCTCGAGGGTGCGCACTACGTCGTCAACGGCTCCAAGACGTACATCACCAACGGCGTTCGCGCGGACTTCGTGGTGCTGGCGGTGAAGACGGATGCCTCCGCTGGCCACAAGGGCTTGTCCATGTTGGTGGTGGAGAAGGGCACCCCGGGCTTCACCGTCGGCCGCAAGCTGAAGAAGCTGGGGTGGCGGGCCTCGGACACCGCGGAGCTCTTCCTGGAGGATTGCCGCGTCCCCGCGGAGAACCTGCTGGGCGTGGAGAATCAGGGCTTCTCGCAAATCATGGGCAACTTCCAGTGGGAGCGGCTGTCGCTCGCGCTCGGGGCCGTGGGCTCCATGGACGACATGCTGGAGCGGGTCGTCGAGCACGTGAAGTCGCGCCGCGCCTTCGGCCAATCGCTCAGCCAGCTCCAGGTGGTCCGGCACAAGCTCGCGGACCTGTTCACCGCCCGGGAGTGCGCGCGCCAGCTCACCTACCACGCGCTGCGCCTGCACGCGGCGGGCGAGTGGGCGGTGGCCCAGACGTCCATGGCCAAGAAGGTGGCCACGGAGACGGCCTGCCGGATTGCCGACGAGTGCCTCCAGCTCCACGGGGGCGCGGGCTACATGATGGAGTACGACATCCAGCGGCACTGGCGGGACGCTCGCCTGGGGCCCATCGGCGGCGGGGCCAGCGAGGTGATGAACGAAATCATCGCCAAGCAGCTGGGCTTGTAG
- a CDS encoding rhodanese-like domain-containing protein has translation MEPNILCTELYLRLGDDELLVIDCRTPAEWEHHALHIPGALRMSPGEVALEHRMLPDDELIVLCGGAQDGSDVRRVCRLLRMHGREAVCLEGGLPAWIRGGYPTERHARPQLALPR, from the coding sequence GTGGAGCCCAACATCCTGTGTACCGAGCTTTACCTGCGCCTGGGCGACGACGAGCTGCTCGTCATCGACTGCCGCACCCCCGCTGAATGGGAGCACCATGCCCTGCACATCCCTGGCGCCTTGAGGATGAGTCCCGGTGAGGTCGCCCTGGAACACCGCATGCTCCCCGATGACGAGCTCATCGTCCTGTGCGGTGGCGCACAGGACGGCTCCGACGTCCGCCGCGTCTGCCGCCTGCTGCGGATGCACGGACGTGAGGCGGTCTGCCTCGAGGGGGGACTCCCGGCCTGGATTCGAGGGGGCTACCCCACCGAGCGCCATGCCCGTCCGCAGCTCGCGCTGCCCCGCTGA
- the hrpB gene encoding ATP-dependent helicase HrpB, translated as MADVALPIDPLLPEIVSTLRGSRSLVLEAPPGAGKTTRVPRALLEAGLGEGKEIVVLQPRRLPTRLAAQRVSEEIGEHVGESVGYQVRFEDVRSAKTRLSFVTEGVLGRRLLSDPTLRDVGIVVLDEFHERHLSADISLALLRRLQETRRPDLKLVVMSATLEAEPVRAYLGGCPSLRSQGRRFDVSVEYLPTPDERHLDQQVLSGIKRLFAQGVDGDVLVFLPGAGEIRRTRDACAEFAERHGTDVLPLHGDLSPAEQDRAVRRSSRRKIILSTNVAETSVTIDGVAVVIDTGLARVASHSPWSGLPTLKLSKVSRASAIQRAGRAGRTRAGHCLRLYTQHDFDGRPDQEAPEIRRMDLAETVLSLRASGITDLGAFPFFEPPPAASLDAAETLLRRLGAVDSQGRVTQVGQRLLRFPVHPRQARVIVEGEKRGVGADAATLAALMGERDIRREARANLGSGGRATAVVSGPSDLLELLERFREAERSGFSSGRLHSLSLEQGAVQSVDRVQKQLRRAVRNQGEQPQRAEDREQALMLSALAGYPDRVARRRRPRAPELLLFGGGTASLSEMSVVQDADLMVAVDAEERPGRGAVVRLASAVEPEWLLDLYPETLEEVDTLQWNAEARRVERLTRLSYGNLVLEETRTPAPASEQTARVLVEAALAAGPGRFADPDALEQWRTRVALLSQAFPEAKFPTVDDAFLRDALASLCSDARSFKDLEGVSLLDALYARLTSEQQRLLATHAPERVTLPGGRGVKVNYEPGKPPWVESRLQDFFGMAQGPSVCAGRVPLVLHLLAPNMRAVQVTTDLAGFWERHYPALRKELGRKYPRHSWPEDPRHAQPPAPRPPRR; from the coding sequence ATGGCGGACGTCGCCCTTCCCATCGACCCTCTCCTCCCGGAAATCGTCTCCACCCTGCGCGGCTCCCGCTCGCTCGTGCTGGAGGCCCCTCCTGGTGCCGGAAAGACCACGCGCGTTCCTCGCGCGCTCCTCGAGGCGGGTCTCGGAGAGGGCAAGGAGATCGTCGTCCTCCAGCCCCGCCGACTCCCGACCCGGCTCGCCGCGCAGCGCGTCTCCGAGGAGATTGGCGAACACGTTGGCGAATCCGTCGGCTACCAGGTCCGCTTCGAGGACGTCCGCAGCGCGAAGACTCGCCTGTCCTTCGTCACCGAAGGTGTCCTCGGCCGCCGCCTCCTGTCCGACCCGACCTTGCGCGACGTGGGCATCGTGGTGCTCGACGAGTTCCACGAGCGCCACCTGTCCGCGGACATCTCGCTCGCGCTGCTGCGCCGGCTGCAAGAGACCCGGAGACCCGACCTCAAGCTCGTCGTCATGTCCGCGACCCTGGAGGCCGAACCTGTCCGTGCATACCTTGGAGGTTGTCCCTCCCTCCGCTCCCAGGGGCGCCGCTTCGACGTGAGCGTGGAGTACCTCCCCACTCCCGATGAACGGCACCTCGACCAACAGGTCCTCTCCGGCATCAAGCGCCTGTTCGCCCAGGGCGTGGATGGCGACGTGCTCGTCTTCCTTCCCGGCGCCGGTGAGATTCGACGCACCCGAGACGCCTGCGCCGAGTTCGCCGAGCGCCACGGCACCGACGTGCTTCCCCTCCACGGAGACCTCTCGCCCGCGGAACAGGACCGCGCCGTGCGCAGGAGCTCGCGCCGGAAGATCATCCTCTCCACCAACGTCGCCGAGACCTCCGTCACCATCGACGGCGTCGCCGTGGTCATCGACACGGGTCTGGCTCGCGTGGCCAGCCACTCCCCCTGGTCCGGCCTCCCCACCCTCAAGCTGTCCAAGGTCAGCCGGGCCTCCGCCATCCAACGCGCGGGCCGCGCGGGCCGCACACGCGCGGGCCACTGCCTTCGCCTCTACACCCAACACGACTTCGACGGACGCCCCGACCAGGAAGCTCCAGAAATCCGCCGCATGGACCTGGCGGAGACGGTGCTCTCACTGCGCGCATCCGGCATCACGGACCTCGGGGCCTTCCCGTTCTTCGAGCCCCCTCCCGCTGCCTCGCTCGACGCGGCGGAGACGCTGCTTCGCAGGCTCGGCGCCGTGGACTCCCAGGGCCGCGTCACCCAGGTAGGCCAGCGCCTCCTGCGCTTCCCCGTCCATCCTCGCCAGGCCCGCGTCATCGTCGAAGGTGAAAAGCGTGGCGTCGGCGCCGATGCGGCCACCCTCGCCGCGCTCATGGGCGAGCGCGACATCCGCCGCGAAGCCCGAGCCAACCTGGGCAGCGGTGGTCGCGCGACCGCCGTGGTCAGTGGCCCCTCGGACCTGCTCGAATTGCTGGAGCGATTCCGTGAAGCCGAGCGCTCGGGGTTCTCCTCCGGACGGCTGCACTCCCTCTCTCTCGAACAAGGCGCCGTGCAGTCCGTGGACCGCGTGCAGAAACAACTGCGGCGCGCGGTCCGCAATCAAGGCGAACAACCCCAGCGCGCCGAGGACCGCGAGCAAGCCCTCATGCTCAGCGCCCTCGCGGGCTACCCGGACCGCGTTGCTCGGCGACGCAGGCCTCGCGCTCCCGAGCTGCTCCTGTTCGGCGGCGGCACCGCCTCGCTCTCCGAGATGAGCGTGGTGCAGGACGCGGACCTGATGGTCGCCGTCGACGCCGAGGAACGCCCTGGACGCGGCGCCGTGGTGCGACTGGCCAGCGCCGTGGAGCCCGAGTGGCTCCTGGACCTCTATCCCGAGACGCTCGAGGAAGTAGACACCCTCCAGTGGAACGCCGAGGCGCGCCGCGTGGAACGCCTCACGCGGCTCTCGTACGGAAACCTCGTGCTCGAGGAGACGCGCACTCCCGCCCCTGCTTCGGAGCAGACCGCGCGGGTGCTCGTCGAGGCCGCGCTCGCCGCGGGCCCTGGCCGCTTCGCCGACCCCGATGCGCTCGAACAGTGGCGCACTCGCGTGGCCCTGCTCTCCCAGGCCTTCCCCGAGGCGAAGTTTCCCACCGTGGATGACGCCTTCCTGCGAGATGCCCTCGCGTCCCTTTGCTCCGACGCGCGCAGCTTCAAGGACCTCGAGGGCGTGTCCCTCCTCGACGCGCTCTACGCACGGCTGACGTCCGAGCAACAGCGGTTGCTCGCGACCCACGCCCCCGAGCGCGTCACGCTGCCAGGAGGCCGCGGCGTCAAGGTGAACTACGAGCCGGGCAAGCCCCCCTGGGTAGAGTCCCGCCTCCAGGATTTCTTCGGGATGGCCCAGGGCCCCAGCGTGTGCGCGGGACGGGTGCCGCTCGTGCTGCACCTGCTGGCGCCCAACATGCGCGCCGTTCAGGTGACAACAGACCTGGCCGGATTCTGGGAGCGCCACTACCCCGCGCTCCGCAAGGAACTGGGCCGCAAGTACCCGCGTCACTCCTGGCCGGAGGACCCCAGGCACGCTCAGCCGCCAGCACCGCGTCCACCGCGGCGCTGA
- a CDS encoding energy transducer TonB produces MSTGSSPTDWRRKRRRDSPWRLVAAVLLALVAHVAYLAIVLFTGTLSPASHERKPVSRPPTSVAVRPLTQDQWAKNRGKTDPKSKTQTTERPRLQEKKPEEKKPETRPQGQVVDLAPGNNQEAPDAKYLAEHNNRVKKETRAREQTPNYRNAMPQRTAPEAQEGADTEPTAPRIAGNNGMGNDDRPLAQGGEQFAFEVPDIHRRNEMKVKTDPTTPGGVSVKNQNESEEMTGNGKRLRIQSGTEGQQEEGSSGRMGSPGIASLMPSRAAMDKVLGAAPNDHLRDVEEGDGTLLNSREWKYASFFNRVKQSVGMHWNPNESLRLRDPTGRMYSGKDRHTLLEITLDEKGRVTDIQVEKSSGLDFLDMEAVSSFQRAQPFPNPPPGLLSDDSKVRFSFGFFLEMGGGPRMRLFRQPN; encoded by the coding sequence GTGAGCACGGGTTCTTCTCCGACAGACTGGCGCCGCAAGCGGCGGCGAGACTCCCCCTGGCGACTGGTCGCCGCGGTGCTGCTCGCCCTGGTGGCGCATGTCGCCTACCTGGCCATCGTGCTCTTCACGGGCACCCTCTCCCCTGCTTCGCATGAGCGAAAGCCCGTCTCCCGCCCCCCCACGTCCGTGGCCGTGCGGCCCCTGACGCAGGACCAGTGGGCCAAGAACCGCGGCAAGACGGACCCGAAGTCGAAGACGCAGACGACCGAGCGGCCTCGCCTCCAGGAGAAGAAGCCCGAGGAGAAGAAGCCGGAGACCCGTCCCCAGGGGCAGGTGGTGGACCTGGCGCCTGGGAACAACCAGGAGGCTCCGGACGCCAAGTACCTGGCGGAGCACAACAACCGCGTCAAGAAGGAGACGCGGGCCCGGGAGCAGACGCCCAACTATCGCAACGCCATGCCCCAGCGCACGGCGCCCGAGGCCCAGGAAGGCGCGGACACCGAGCCGACCGCGCCTCGCATCGCCGGCAACAACGGCATGGGCAACGACGACCGCCCCCTGGCGCAGGGCGGCGAGCAGTTCGCCTTCGAGGTTCCCGACATCCACCGCCGCAACGAGATGAAGGTGAAGACGGACCCCACCACGCCCGGGGGGGTGTCCGTGAAGAACCAGAACGAGAGCGAAGAGATGACGGGCAACGGGAAGCGGCTGCGGATTCAATCGGGCACGGAGGGGCAGCAGGAGGAAGGCTCCTCGGGGCGCATGGGCTCGCCGGGAATCGCTTCGCTGATGCCGTCCCGCGCCGCCATGGACAAGGTGCTGGGGGCCGCGCCCAATGACCACCTGCGCGACGTGGAGGAGGGAGACGGCACCCTGCTCAACTCACGCGAGTGGAAGTACGCCAGCTTCTTCAACCGCGTGAAGCAGAGCGTGGGCATGCACTGGAATCCCAATGAGTCGCTGCGCCTCAGGGACCCCACGGGCCGGATGTACTCGGGGAAGGACCGGCACACGCTCCTGGAAATCACACTCGACGAGAAGGGGCGCGTCACGGACATCCAGGTGGAGAAGAGCAGCGGCCTGGACTTCCTGGACATGGAGGCCGTGTCCTCGTTCCAGCGCGCACAGCCCTTCCCCAACCCTCCTCCGGGGTTGCTGAGCGACGACTCGAAGGTGCGCTTCTCGTTCGGCTTCTTCCTGGAGATGGGCGGTGGCCCGCGCATGCGGCTGTTCCGCCAGCCCAACTGA
- a CDS encoding SpoIID/LytB domain-containing protein — protein sequence MRTAVPLLLSALLLATCASPRSSGHLIERPVALPPEEPLDAGTDAGTPPSSEDAGAVDASSEAVTSPGAPGADLLAHGIPGPGELKRLDFRGGEPRLPIRLMEGRREATFSPRGRMRMRFGGTVEKMLDAAAGTRWTVRVTQGVPAVLSARVQLSEHRFADREGLAAAQEEWRARGIAVRTHVLGAVYGIAGKVIDNRRSLLLVDETLSPEDAAKRQADLLQQFGVRTILFEEAHTPARGILEVRDESGAVVGLAQDRLDAESPDGAGFDVRQVEYGVGYDFHGFEDRTFRGALQFSVDRAGLLAVVNVVPLEDLLKGLVPAEIFARAHPEALRAQAVTARGEVLAKVGIKHLADPYLLCSEQHCAVYRGRTGEAASTTAAVEATRGEALFSADGRLVDSVYSAVCGGHTEDNDIVWGGPPDPSLRGRPDILEPATDAPSPSRLAKWLAAPDLRAACRLSSFAQPSKFRWEKRFTAAQVDALVARLGVGRVQAMSLSERGVSGRARVLSLSGEQGATQVRGELNIRRLLGMLNSSMAVVEAERDAEGRPTHWLFRGGGWGHGVGMCQTGAIGRAEAGQRYQEILRHYFNGAEVAPIY from the coding sequence GTGCGCACCGCCGTCCCACTCCTGCTCTCCGCCCTGCTGCTCGCGACCTGCGCGAGCCCTCGGTCGTCCGGCCACCTGATTGAGCGTCCAGTGGCGCTGCCACCCGAGGAACCCCTGGATGCCGGGACGGATGCAGGCACGCCCCCGTCGAGCGAAGACGCTGGGGCGGTGGATGCGAGCAGCGAGGCCGTGACGTCTCCCGGGGCCCCGGGAGCAGACCTGCTGGCCCATGGGATTCCGGGGCCCGGTGAGCTCAAGCGGCTGGACTTCCGGGGCGGTGAGCCTCGGCTCCCCATCCGGCTGATGGAGGGGCGGCGCGAGGCGACGTTCTCCCCTCGAGGGCGCATGCGGATGCGCTTTGGCGGGACGGTGGAGAAGATGCTCGACGCCGCGGCCGGGACACGCTGGACGGTGCGCGTGACGCAAGGCGTGCCGGCGGTGCTCTCCGCGCGCGTGCAGCTCAGCGAGCACCGGTTCGCGGACCGTGAGGGCCTGGCGGCGGCACAAGAGGAGTGGCGGGCGCGGGGCATCGCCGTGCGCACCCACGTACTGGGCGCTGTCTACGGCATCGCCGGCAAGGTCATCGACAACCGGCGCTCGCTGCTGCTGGTGGACGAGACGCTCTCCCCCGAGGACGCGGCGAAGCGGCAAGCGGACCTGCTCCAGCAATTCGGCGTCCGGACGATTCTCTTCGAGGAGGCACATACCCCCGCGCGAGGCATCCTGGAGGTCCGCGACGAGTCCGGCGCCGTGGTGGGGCTGGCGCAGGACCGGCTCGACGCCGAGTCACCGGATGGCGCCGGCTTCGACGTGCGCCAGGTCGAGTACGGCGTGGGCTACGACTTCCACGGCTTCGAGGACCGCACGTTCCGCGGCGCGCTCCAGTTCTCGGTGGACCGCGCGGGCCTGCTCGCCGTGGTGAACGTGGTGCCCCTGGAGGACCTGCTCAAGGGCCTGGTCCCCGCCGAAATCTTCGCCCGGGCCCACCCGGAGGCTCTCAGGGCACAGGCCGTCACCGCGCGCGGCGAGGTGCTCGCGAAGGTGGGCATCAAGCACCTGGCGGACCCCTACCTCCTGTGTTCGGAGCAGCACTGCGCCGTGTACCGCGGACGCACGGGCGAGGCGGCCAGCACCACCGCCGCGGTGGAAGCCACTCGGGGCGAGGCCCTCTTCAGCGCGGATGGCCGACTGGTGGACTCCGTCTACAGCGCGGTGTGCGGCGGCCACACGGAGGACAACGACATCGTCTGGGGCGGCCCGCCGGACCCGAGCCTGCGGGGACGTCCCGACATCCTGGAGCCCGCGACGGACGCTCCCTCTCCCTCCCGCCTGGCGAAGTGGCTGGCTGCGCCCGACTTGAGGGCCGCCTGCCGGCTCTCCAGCTTCGCCCAGCCCAGCAAGTTCCGCTGGGAGAAGCGCTTCACGGCGGCTCAGGTGGACGCGCTCGTCGCGCGGCTGGGCGTGGGCCGGGTCCAGGCCATGAGCCTGTCCGAGCGAGGCGTCTCCGGCCGGGCCCGGGTGCTCTCCCTGTCCGGGGAGCAGGGGGCCACCCAGGTGCGCGGTGAGCTCAACATCCGCAGGCTGCTGGGCATGCTCAACAGCAGCATGGCGGTGGTGGAAGCCGAACGGGACGCCGAGGGCCGGCCCACCCATTGGCTTTTCCGTGGCGGAGGTTGGGGCCACGGAGTAGGGATGTGTCAGACGGGCGCCATCGGCCGGGCGGAGGCCGGGCAGCGCTACCAGGAAATCCTGCGTCACTACTTCAATGGTGCTGAAGTCGCCCCCATCTACTGA
- the asd gene encoding aspartate-semialdehyde dehydrogenase translates to MAKLRAALIGATGLAGQQFIAALRNHPFIELTGLAASPRSAGKSYGDALRTANGMTAWFVPEPLAPEVARMPVVSGDALKAQDYDLVFSAVEADVARELEPRLAKDIPVFSAASAFRYEDDVPLLIPPVNASHAPLVREQQRRRGWKGFIVPSPNCTTTGLAVTLAPLAERFGVKAVLMTSLQAMSGAGRSPGVIGMDILDNVIPYIPKEEQKVEVETKKILGALNAGGSALTPHDVRVSCTCTRVAVLEGHTESVFVSLGTKATVAEVIQTMREWRGAEVARDLPSTPSRWIEVLDDPFRPQPRLDRETHGGMATTVGRVREDGVLENGFKYVLVSHNTKMGAARGSILVAEQLRAQGLLGR, encoded by the coding sequence ATGGCAAAGCTTCGTGCTGCCCTCATTGGCGCCACTGGACTCGCGGGCCAGCAGTTCATCGCCGCCCTCAGGAATCACCCGTTCATCGAGCTGACCGGCCTGGCCGCGTCGCCTCGCTCGGCGGGCAAATCCTACGGGGACGCCCTGCGCACCGCCAACGGGATGACCGCGTGGTTCGTCCCCGAGCCGCTCGCGCCCGAAGTCGCGCGCATGCCGGTGGTGAGCGGCGACGCGCTCAAGGCCCAGGACTACGACCTGGTCTTCTCCGCTGTGGAGGCGGACGTCGCGCGTGAGCTGGAGCCTCGGCTGGCCAAGGACATCCCCGTCTTCTCCGCCGCCAGTGCCTTCCGCTACGAGGACGACGTCCCGCTGCTCATCCCCCCGGTGAATGCCTCGCACGCGCCGCTCGTGCGCGAGCAGCAGCGCCGGCGCGGCTGGAAGGGCTTCATCGTCCCCAGCCCCAACTGCACGACGACGGGCCTGGCGGTGACGCTGGCTCCGCTGGCCGAGCGGTTCGGCGTGAAGGCGGTGCTGATGACCAGCCTCCAGGCGATGTCCGGTGCGGGGCGCTCGCCGGGGGTCATCGGCATGGACATCCTCGACAACGTCATCCCCTACATCCCCAAGGAAGAGCAGAAGGTCGAGGTCGAGACGAAGAAGATCCTCGGCGCGCTCAACGCCGGAGGCTCGGCCCTGACGCCGCATGACGTCCGGGTGTCCTGCACGTGCACCCGCGTGGCGGTCCTCGAGGGCCACACCGAGTCCGTTTTCGTCTCGTTGGGCACCAAGGCCACGGTGGCCGAGGTCATCCAGACGATGCGCGAGTGGCGCGGGGCCGAGGTAGCGCGCGACCTGCCGTCCACTCCCTCCCGTTGGATTGAGGTGCTGGACGACCCGTTCCGTCCCCAGCCCCGGCTGGACCGGGAGACCCATGGGGGCATGGCCACCACGGTGGGTCGCGTGCGCGAGGATGGTGTCCTGGAGAACGGCTTCAAGTACGTGCTCGTCTCCCACAACACCAAGATGGGGGCCGCGCGCGGGTCCATCCTTGTGGCGGAGCAGCTTCGGGCCCAGGGGTTGCTCGGCCGTTAG
- the fdxA gene encoding ferredoxin FdxA, with protein sequence MAYVVADPCIKCKYTDCVEVCPVNCFYEGANFLVIHPDECIDCGACEPVCPTKAIFPETELPAKWKEYKALNADFSTKWPNIAEKKASLPEAEEYKPKEDKRALLDTAPGK encoded by the coding sequence ATGGCCTACGTCGTCGCGGACCCTTGCATCAAGTGCAAGTACACTGACTGTGTGGAGGTCTGCCCGGTCAATTGTTTCTACGAGGGTGCGAACTTCCTGGTCATCCACCCCGACGAGTGCATCGACTGCGGCGCGTGTGAGCCCGTGTGCCCCACCAAGGCCATCTTCCCGGAGACGGAGCTGCCGGCGAAGTGGAAGGAGTACAAGGCGCTGAACGCGGACTTCTCCACCAAGTGGCCGAACATCGCGGAGAAGAAGGCGTCGCTTCCCGAGGCAGAGGAGTACAAGCCCAAGGAAGACAAGCGCGCGCTGCTGGACACCGCGCCCGGCAAGTAG